Genomic window (Ureibacillus composti):
TTGTTCAAGATTTAACCAATATTACGGATATTGATGTTCAAGATGCGTTACCTTTTGAATCGCACGCTGAGACAATCTATGATATGATCCAAGATTCAATTTTTGTCGCGCACAATGCCGACTTTGATTTATCTTTTTTACAAGCAGAATTTAAAAGAGCAGGGTTACCAGAGTGGAAAGGGAAAAAAATCGATACAGTTGAATTAGCGAAAATTATTTTTCCTTCATCACTAAGCTTTAAATTAGGGGATCTAGCTTCTGATTTAAATATCCCTTTAGATAATGCTCATCGCGCAGACAATGATGCGAAAGCCACTGCCCAATTGCTACAAAAATGTTGGGAAGAGCTTTTAACACTACCGATAATTACAATCGAACAATTACACAAAAAATCTTTTCAATTAAAATCGAATTTATCACAATTGTTTTTTGAGGCTTTACAAATGAAGAGAAAAACAAGTTCAAATGAAGAGCACAATATTTATTATCGAAAACTAGCGATTAAGAAGAAAGCAGAATTAAAGACAGGAAATAAACAGTTGGCATACCCACAATCTAACGCTGATAAGATTGCATTTTTCCAATCCAAAATTCCAAATTTTGAAGAGCGTCCACAGCAATTTCAAATGATGGATACGATATGGGATGGATTAAATCTTAAGAAAGAAGTAATGATTGAGGCTTCAACTGGTATCGGGAAAACAATCGGATATTTATTACCGTCTGTTATTTATGCAAAACAACAACAGGGAAAAGTTTGTATAAGCACTTATACTTCACATTTACTAGAACAATTATTAACTGAAGAGATTCCGAAAATTGAGAAAACACTTGGCTGTCGAGTAAATGTTTCTTTACTAAAAGGGATGAAAAATTATATCGATGTTGTTCAATTTGAACAATTATTAAAAATTAGAGACTTTTCTTACGATGAAACGTTAACAATTTTACAAGTACTAGTATGGTTAACGAAGACTGAAACTGGAGATTTAAATGAAATTAATGTCTCTGGTGGAGGCCAGTTATTTATTGATAAAATTCGGAAAAATCCGGATCACCATAAAAAGGATAGCGAGCCCTTTGATTTTTATAAAAGAGCCATTGAAGAAAGTGAAACTGCAGATATCGTTATTACTAATCATGCCATGCTACTAGCTGATATGGAAAGACGTGAACCAATATTCGACCAGATCAGAGGGTGGATTATAGATGAAGCGCACCAATTTATTCAAGCTGCTGTTGGAAGAGATGAGTCGATTTTTTCATTTACAAAATGGAAATATGTTTTTGGACAAATTGGTCTTTCATCAGAAAATAATGTGTTTGCAAATTTTCATCGAGTGTCATTAAAAAAACAACGAGTTTCGAAACAAAGTCTTAATCAGTTAGAAAAGAAATTTATGCAAATGACAAAAGCATTCGATGAAACAATGAACCAAATTGTGCAGGGTATGAAACAACATTCAAAAAGCACGAAAAGTTATACGAAATATACATCCTTCCTACAAGAATTAAATTTAAATGAAACGCTACTTAAGTCTGTTTCTAAGGGAATACAACAATGGATTGATTTAGCGGAAGATGCGGCACGTCAATTCTCACAAGAAGTAGAAGAAATTGCTCCAGAACACTTAGTCATTCTTGAACAGTGGAAATATTGGACTCGAGAAATGAAAATGAAAGTAGCTGAATGGGAAGATG
Coding sequences:
- the dinG gene encoding ATP-dependent DNA helicase DinG is translated as MMESQKYAIVDLETTGHSPANGDRMIQIAIVIMKNWCIEKTFTSFIHPGQAIPLFVQDLTNITDIDVQDALPFESHAETIYDMIQDSIFVAHNADFDLSFLQAEFKRAGLPEWKGKKIDTVELAKIIFPSSLSFKLGDLASDLNIPLDNAHRADNDAKATAQLLQKCWEELLTLPIITIEQLHKKSFQLKSNLSQLFFEALQMKRKTSSNEEHNIYYRKLAIKKKAELKTGNKQLAYPQSNADKIAFFQSKIPNFEERPQQFQMMDTIWDGLNLKKEVMIEASTGIGKTIGYLLPSVIYAKQQQGKVCISTYTSHLLEQLLTEEIPKIEKTLGCRVNVSLLKGMKNYIDVVQFEQLLKIRDFSYDETLTILQVLVWLTKTETGDLNEINVSGGGQLFIDKIRKNPDHHKKDSEPFDFYKRAIEESETADIVITNHAMLLADMERREPIFDQIRGWIIDEAHQFIQAAVGRDESIFSFTKWKYVFGQIGLSSENNVFANFHRVSLKKQRVSKQSLNQLEKKFMQMTKAFDETMNQIVQGMKQHSKSTKSYTKYTSFLQELNLNETLLKSVSKGIQQWIDLAEDAARQFSQEVEEIAPEHLVILEQWKYWTREMKMKVAEWEDVFLNDGVDSSTWVEIDRRNIPGSIQVFKKPIQVKEHIRKLFDSVRNHHGIIWTSGTLTVPNNKRFIADQLGIRDEVPIINLQAPPTYYSGAKAYIVNDMPDIQSVSQHRYIESISMAITRIVRSTEGRSFVLFTSQDMLKKTVELIQESELLNDYVLFAQGVTGGSRMRLLKSFQKFNHSVLFGTNSFWEGVDVPGDGLASVIIVRLPFSSPDEPSFKAKSMDLQAQGLNAFTNLSLPEAIIRFKQGFGRLIRSSKDKGVLVVLDRRIDTKSYGKEFLDALPPISIQKLPLQNMVLELEHWYNNKHEERKQVDKNE